The sequence TAGAAGTTTTTCATTAAGTTTACATCCTCTGTTAGAAGTGATAGGAAAAGCTGATTTCGTACACAAAACTGCAGGAATGATGATTTTATTAACAAAACGTGGCCCTCTATTTTTAGCAGATACAGCTGTGATTCCAGATCCAACATCTGAAGAATTAGCTAGAATAGCTCTCATGGCTTCTAATGTGGTTAAAGGTTTTGATATAGAACCACGTATAGCTATGTTATCTTTTCAAAATTTTTCATCTAATTCTAAAATATCTTCTAAAGTTTCTCAAACAGTTGCCTTTTTACATAAAAAATATCCAGATTTGATAGTAGATGGAGAAGTTCAACCTGATTTTGCCTTGAATGAATTTTTATTATCTAGAAAATTCCCTTTTTCTAAACTTGTTAAAAAAAGAGCAAATATTTTTATTTTTCCAAATTTAGAATCAGGAAATTTGACTTATAAATTTATTAGAGGATTAGGAGATGTTCAAACTATTGGTCCTGTCATGTTAGGAATGCGGAAGCCTGCACATATTATGCAAATGCAATCTAGCATAGAAGAAATAGTTAATCTAGCTACTTTGGCTGTAATAGATGCACAAATGAGATCAAATTAAAAAAATGTGTTTTAAAAACACATTTTTTCCAAAAAGAATTCTTACTTTTTTTTCAAAAAAAATGGGAATAGAGCTGGACGTATAAAAAATAGGAAATCTATTATAGATAGGATGAAAACATAATAATTTTTTTTCACTTAATTTTTTTTTTATTTCTTGTACTACTATTTTTTGGATATCAATTAAATGAACTTTTCCATGATAAAAATTTTCTATTTCTTGTTTCAAAAATAAATAATGAGTACAAGCCAATAATATTGCATCTATTGATTTTAAGTGATTTAAATAATTTTTTATAATAGGATTTATTTTTGTCATTTCCCAACCATTTTCTATAATAGGGGCTAATAAAGGAGTAGACATTTGAACGACATCTAAATGATGATAGTACCTTTTGATTTTTTTTGTATAAAAATTTGAATGTATAGTAGCAGGCGTAGCAATGATCCCTATTTTTTTATAGGAAAGAAAAATTGTATTTTTTACAACGGGATCTATAACATTAAATATTAATATTTTTTTATGAAATTGTTTTTGAATCAGATCTAAAGCATTAGATGCAATGGAATTGCATGCGATAACTAAAGCTTTACATTTTTTTTCATAAAGAAAAGAAGCGATTTTCATAGAATTTTTTCTAATAAATTCTTTAGATTTTTCTCCATAAGGCATATTTTTTGTGTCTCCAAAATAAATAAAATCTTCATTAGGCATTTGAATTTTCATTTCTTTAGCTATCAAAAGTCCGCCAATTCCAGAATCAAATATTCCTATTGGAGATAATGGAGTGATTTTCATATTCACATTAAATTTAATGGAAAACGAATTATAAAATCTAATACAGAAAAAAAATAAAACCGGATGAGTAATTTTCTTTTATATTGATTTTGATATAATTTTTTTATAAAAAAGAAGAAATATAAAAAAACAGAATCATCGTGATTGGATGTTCAATCAGCTTGAAACGAATTTTTTTTTGTTTGAAAAGATTAACAATCTAAAAAATTTTGAACAAGGATAATGAATCCTGATAA comes from Blattabacterium cuenoti BPAA and encodes:
- the murI gene encoding glutamate racemase, which encodes MKITPLSPIGIFDSGIGGLLIAKEMKIQMPNEDFIYFGDTKNMPYGEKSKEFIRKNSMKIASFLYEKKCKALVIACNSIASNALDLIQKQFHKKILIFNVIDPVVKNTIFLSYKKIGIIATPATIHSNFYTKKIKRYYHHLDVVQMSTPLLAPIIENGWEMTKINPIIKNYLNHLKSIDAILLACTHYLFLKQEIENFYHGKVHLIDIQKIVVQEIKKKLSEKKLLCFHPIYNRFPIFYTSSSIPIFFEKKVRILFGKNVFLKHIFLI